In Triticum aestivum cultivar Chinese Spring unplaced genomic scaffold, IWGSC CS RefSeq v2.1 scaffold42829, whole genome shotgun sequence, one genomic interval encodes:
- the LOC123177566 gene encoding cystathionine gamma-synthase 1, chloroplastic has protein sequence MARSSSPLVNKASPIEQRRLLRARRSSKRVTALSPEALLDATLPGAEQPVPVVQQDAATALKRDATLSDETLAVHAGEKMGKNGAMDTDSIATPIVSGTTHWFKSSGDLIAFKEGRRHSIEYGRYGNPTVKVLEDKISALERAESTLVTSSGMNAIVATLLALVLPGAGHVVTTTECYSEARAFIRDKLSKMGIKVTFIELNDMDTLKAVLDHGDVTLFYTDCPTNPHLKCIDIKLVAELCHRKGALVCIDSTLASPINQKPLTLGADIVVHSATKYIAGHHDVIAGCISGSDALISRIRAWHHDLGGAISP, from the exons ATGGCGCGGTCATCTTCTCCTCTCGTCAACAAGGCTTCGCCCATCGAGCAGCGCCGCCTGCTCCGCGCTCGACGTTCATCAAAGCGTGTCACCGCTTTGAGCCCGGAGGCGCTCCTTGATGCCACCCTCCCTGGCGCCGAGCAACCTGTGCCGGTGGTGCAGCAGGATGCCGCCACGGCTCTGAAGCGAGATGCTACTCTCTCAGATGAGACTCTGGCGGTTCACGCCGGGGAGAAGATGGGGAAGAACGGCGCCATGGACACTGACTCGATCGCGACACCTATTGTGAGCGGCACGACGCACTGGTTCAAGAGCTCGGGCGACCTCATCGCGTTCAAGGAAGGCCGGCGCCACAGCATCGAGTACGGCCGCTACGGCAACCCCACTGTGAAGGTCCTAGAGGACAAGATCAGTGCACTGGAGAGGGCCGAGTCGACGCTTGTCACGTCCTCGGGAATGAACGCCATCGTTGCCACGCTGCTTGCGCTCGTACTGCCCGGTGCCGGCCACGTGGTGACCACGACTGAGTGCTACAGCGAGGCACGCGCCTTCATCCGCGACAAGCTCTCCAAGATGGGCATCAAGGTGACATTCATCGAGCTGAACGACATGGACACGCTCAAGGCCGTTCTTGACCATGGCGAC GTGACACTCTTCTACACTGACTGTCCGACGAACCCCCACCTCAAGTGCATCGACATTAAGCTCGTCGCGGAGCTGTGTCACCGCAAAGGGGCTCTAGTGTGCATCGACAGCACCCTCGCCTCGCCCATCAATCAGAAGCCGCTCACCCTCGGGGCCGACATCGTCGTGCACTCTGCCACAAAGTACATTGCCGGCCATCACGAC